A portion of the Halorussus salilacus genome contains these proteins:
- a CDS encoding nucleotidyltransferase family protein yields the protein MSQEDRSEALIEVLEELEQSDIGFVLVGGYAISQFETRFSTDLDLVIAPDDYDEVVAFLQAHGFERQADLEVPPEETIYNREIELFERTEGLPHPVGVDILVNGLGCRQTEAEWSFDYLRKHSSPTTISGGTRSTTARAADGEVLVAAKLHSGRKTDLADVLAAVPSIDLGMVETHLHRGDTEALRQQLSEAQAFIEEGGLDHRFKSMFGQSSASAEDIETLLKFLKQQQK from the coding sequence ATGAGTCAAGAAGACCGAAGCGAGGCACTCATCGAAGTGCTCGAAGAACTGGAACAGTCAGATATTGGGTTCGTCCTCGTTGGTGGGTACGCGATCAGCCAGTTCGAGACGCGGTTCTCGACCGACCTCGACCTCGTCATCGCTCCGGACGACTACGACGAAGTCGTTGCGTTCCTTCAAGCGCACGGCTTCGAACGACAGGCCGATCTCGAAGTTCCCCCAGAAGAAACCATCTATAATCGGGAAATCGAACTCTTCGAGCGTACTGAAGGGCTTCCTCACCCGGTCGGAGTAGACATCCTTGTGAACGGCCTCGGCTGCCGACAGACCGAAGCAGAGTGGTCGTTCGACTATCTGCGCAAGCACAGTTCTCCGACGACGATTTCAGGCGGTACTCGGTCGACGACCGCACGGGCAGCTGACGGCGAAGTACTTGTTGCAGCCAAGCTTCATAGTGGTCGAAAAACGGATCTCGCTGACGTCCTCGCTGCGGTTCCGTCGATCGACCTCGGAATGGTCGAGACGCATCTGCATCGCGGCGATACTGAAGCCCTTCGTCAACAGCTCAGTGAGGCACAAGCGTTCATCGAAGAGGGCGGACTCGATCACCGGTTCAAGAGTATGTTCGGTCAATCATCGGCCTCGGCCGAGGATATCGAGACGCTCCTCAAGTTCCTCAAGCAGCAACAGAAGTAA